CAGAACGTCGTCCACGTGCTTCCTCCTTCTCGGCCGTCAGGCGGGTGGGCCGTCCGGCGCAAGTTCCGTTCAGTGTTCTGCATCACCAAGCATGGCGCATGTCGCTCCGATCATATGAGGAGGGGGTGTGTCGAGGTGTGCTGCGCGGGGCCATTCGTACCGACCGGTTACACGCCGGGGCCGGCCGGACGGCCCGCCCGGTCGAACGCGGACTCGGTCGGGTCGAGCAGGGATTCGGCCACCGCCGTGCGGGCGTAGAGGACGGTGTGGCCGGCCCGGTGGGCGCTGGTCAGGCCGGCGGCGCGCAGCGCGGTGAGGTGCTGGGAGACCCCTGCGGCGGACAGGCCGGTGCGGCGGGCCAGCTCGGTGGTCGAGGCAACTCGCCGCCGCGGGGGTGCGGCGGGTCAGCGTCGGCACCGGCCTCGCCCAGCTCGCGTACACCGCCGCCCGCCGGGCCGCGGCCGAACTGCTGGGCGCCGAGACGCTGGCGGAGCTGGACGGCTCGCTCGGCTTCGGCGAGCTGAACGCGCTGTAGCGGGGTTGATCGGCCCTCGACCGGGCCGCCGCCCGCGTCTCCTCGCGCCCGGCCGGCGCCACCAGGCTCGGTGGGTCAGGCGAAGAACTCGACCAGCACCGGCGCCAGGACCTCGGCGGCCACCTCGTGCGTCTGGTCCGCGAGCGTCCGGTGCTCGGCGCCCGGGACGGCCGCCGCGACCTCGCGGGCCGGCGCGCGCAGCAGCTCCGGGCTGGCGCCGCCGTCCAGCACGAGCGCGGGCACGGCGACCTCGGCGAGGATCTCGACCGGGACGGATCCGCCCGTCCCCGCCCCCAGGCAGGCCGCGTCGTACGCGAGCGTCGGAGCCACCGCCTCGAAGGCCGGCCACATCGGCGCGCCGCGCATCTGGTCGACCATCTCGGCCGGCATGCCGACGATGGTCATGAACCGGGCGGCGGCGTCACCACGCCGCTCCTCGGCGAGTGCCGCCTCCAGGTCCGTCAGGTACGCGGTGAACCGTGCGCGCTGCCCGTCCTCGGTGCTGAACGGCGGCTCATAGACGGCGATCCGGCTGATCCCGACCCCGCTCGCGGCGGCCCGCAGCGCGAGCGCGGCACCGGAGGAGACCCCGACGACGCGGGCCGAGCCACCGGCGGCCTCGATGACGGCCGCCAGGTCCTCGATCTCGCGCTCGACGGCGAACGGCGAGGTGTCACCGCTCTCCCCGCGCCCGCGGCGGTCGTAGGTGTAGACGGTGTGGTGCGCCGCCAGCTGCTGGGCCACCGCCGTGCCGGGCCCGAACGCCCGGTGGCAGAGCGCGCCGTCGACGAAGACGACGGCCGGGCCGGAGCCGGTGACGGAGTAGGCGATCTCGGTGCCGTCGGCGGACACAACGGTGTTCATGAGGTTCCCTTCGGGGGTGGCGCTTGGTGTTTCCGTGCTTTCGCAGGGGTGGACCGGGCGCCGCCGCAGAACTCATCGCTCCCGGGCGGAAAATTTCTCGGACGCTTCGCAGGGCGTCACACCAGGGCGACGACCAGCAGGACGAACGCCGTGACGATGACGGCGACGCGCACGTAGTGGAACCGGTTCCGGCGGCCGAGCTGCTGCCGCCAGTCCGTCGGGACGCGCTTCGCCGCGTCCTGACGGCGGGCGCTGAACTCCGGGTCCGTCCACAGTCTGTGGACGGACCCGGAGCCGGGGGCGGAGGCGTCAAGGTCCGCCGAGGCCGGTGACCCCCGCACGCTCCCACCCGTCCGTCCCGGGTCGGAAGCCTGACCGGACGCCTCCCGGCCAGCGCCCGGACGTCGCCGACGTGGCCAATGCGGCGCGCGGGTTCGGCCGTCCGGCGTAGCCTTCGTGCATGGCAGAGAGCAAGGTCCGCAAGGCGGCGCCGCCGAAGGCGAAGCCGGCCGCGAAACCGAGGAAGCCTGAGACCCGTCTGGCGATGGTGCGGCGGGCACGGAGGATCAACCGGGAGCTGGCGGAGCTGTATCCGTACGCGCACCCGGAGCTGGACTTCGAGAACCCGTTCCAGCTGCTGGTGGCGACGGTGCTGTCGGCGCAGACCACGGACCTGCGGGTGAACCAGACGACGCCCGCGCTGTTCGCGAAGTACCCCACGCCGGAGGACATGGCGGCGGCGAACCCGGAGGAGCTGGAGGAGATCATCCGCCCGACCGGGTTCTTCCGTAACAAGGCGAAGTCGCTGATCGGCCTGTCGATCGCGCTGCGCGACGAGTTCGGCGGCGAGGTCCCGGGCCGCCTGGCCGACCTGGTGACCCTGCCCGGTGTCGGCCGCAAGACAGCCAACGTCGTCCTCGGCAACGCCTTCGGCGTCCCCGGGATCACCGTGGACACCCACTTCGGGCGGCTGGCCCGGCGCTTCGGCTGGACCACCGAGGAGGACCCGGTGAAGGTCGAGGCGGTGGTCGGCGAGATCTTCCCGAAGTCCGAGTGGACGATGCTGTCGCACCGGGTGGTCTTCCACGGCCGGCGGATCTGCCACTCCCAGAGGCCCGCCTGCGGGGCCTGCCCGATCGCGCCGCTCTGCCCGTCGTACGGCGAGGGCGAGACCGATCCGGAGAAGGCGGGCAAGCTGCTCAAGTACGAACTGGGCGGCCAGCCCGGCCAGCGGCTGAAGCCCCCGGGGAACTTCCCCGGCGAGGCCGCCGCCCGGGCCGACGCCGCTGCCCACCAGGGGAAGGTCGCGGACATGGCGGTGGGCCAGTGACGAACCGGGTGATCGAGCGCGACGGCCTGCCGCAGTGGCTGGAGCCGGTGCGGGACGCCGCCGAGCGGGTGCTGCCGGAGCAGCTGAGCCGATTCCTGCCGCCGGTGGAGGACGCCCGGGCCGCCGCGGTGCTGATGCTCTTCGGCGAGAGCGAGGAGGGCCCGGACCTGCTGCTGATCGAGCGGGCACGCTCGCTGCGCTCGCACGCCGGGCAGTCCTCGTTCCCGGGCGGCGCGCTGGATCCGGAGGACGGCGACCCGGACGGGCCGGGCCCGATCGCGGCGGCGCTGCGCGAAGCCTGGGAGGAGACGGGCCTGGACCCGGCCGGGGTGCAGGTGTTCGCCGCGCTGCCGGCCCTGTACATCCCGGTGAGCCGCTTCGTGGTGACCCCGGTGCTCGGCTGGTGGCGCGAGGAGTCGCCCGTCCGGCCGGTGGACAAGGGGGAGACGGGCGCGGTGTTCCGCGTGACGATCGCGGAGCTGGCCGATCCGGCGAACCGGGTCCGGCTGCGCCACCCGTCCGGTCACGTGGGCCCGGCCTTCGCGGTCGCGGGGCGGCTGGTCTGGGGTTTCACGGCGGGGGTGATCGACCGGGTGCTGCACCACAGCGGCATGGAGCGGCCCTGGGACCCGTCCCGGATCGTCTCCCTCTCGGACGACGCACTGGCCCTGGTGCGGGAGGACCGGGAGGACACCGACCGTACCCGCGTGCTGCCGGTGGGCGACGCCGGTCCCTCGTGAGGGCCTGTCCGCACAGCGGCGCCGCCGGTCGTGGGAGGGTGTCCGGGTGAACGTCCTGGATGTGCTGCTGATCCTCGCCGCCGTCGGATTCGCCGTGTCGGGCTACCGGCAGGGCTTCGTGGTCGGCGTCCTGTCGGTCGTGGGGTTCCTCGGCGGCGGCCTGCTGGCGGTCCAGCTGCTGCCGCTGCTGCTCGACCACCTGAGCCCGGGCACCACGGCCTCGGTGGTGGCCGTGGTGGTGGTGATCGTGTTCGCCGCGATCGGCCAGGCGATCACCACGCACTTCGGCTGGAAGCTGCGCGGTCACATCGACCGCCGTCCGGCGCGGGTGCTGGACGCGGCCGGCGGCGCGGTCGTCAACGTGATCTCGATGCTGCTGGTGGCCTGGCTGATCGGTTCCGCGCTCGCCGGAACGTCTCTGCCGACGGTCTCCAAGCAGGTCCGCTCCTCGGCGATCCTCGGAGGCGTCCAGGACGCGCTGCCCGGCGACGCGCCGAACTGGTTCTCGGACTTCTCCAAGGTGCTCGCCCGCAACGGCTTCCCGCAGGTCTTCAACCCCTTCGAGCACGAGCCGATCACCCAGGTCGACACCCCCGACCCGGCGCTGGCCGCCAGCCCGACGGTGGCGAAGGCCAGGCAGAGCCTGGTCAAGGTGGTCGGCACCGCCACCTCCTGCGGCAAGACGCTGGAGGGCAGCGGTTTCGTCTACGCCCCTCACCGGGTGATGACCAACGCGCACGTGGTCGGCGGGGTCGACGAGCCGACCGTCCAGATCGGCGGTGCCGGCCAGCTGTACGACGCGACGGTGGTCCGCTACGACTGGCAGCGCGACATCGCGATCCTGGACGTGCCCAAGCTGAACGCACCCCCGCTGGCCTTCGCGGGCGAGGCGAAGACCAACGACAGCGCGATCGTGGCCGGCTTCCCGGAGAACGGCGCCTTCAACGTCCAGCCGGCCCGCATCCGCGGCCGGATCCAGGCCAACGGCCCGGACATCTACCACCGCGGCCAGGTCGTGCGCGACGTCTACTCGGTCCGCTCGCTGGTCCGCCAGGGCAACAGCGGCGGCCCGCTGCTCACCCCGGACGGCCAGGTGTACGGCGTGGTGTTCGCCAAGTCGCTGGACAGCGCCGACACCGGGTACGTGCTCACCTCGGCCGAGGTGAAGGACGACGCCGACAAGGGCAGCACCGCGACGGCGCGGGTGGACACCCAGGGCTGCGCGCTCTGATGCAGGTCGCGCTCTCGTCACGGTCCGCTGGTGCCTGCTCGGTCGTGTTTCGGGCGACGCGCCCGGTAGGACGATCCGATATCCGTCGTACCGTCAGTCCGCCCTGGTAGCCTCTGCCGCGTTCACCCGTTCGGCTCAATCCGGCGCCGTACCGGAGTGAGCCCAACGGGGAGGTCGTGGTAGTCCGATGATGGGTCACTCGCACGCGGTCAGCGGCGCGATGCTGTACGCGGCCTCGGCGCCGTTCCTGCCGCCGCTGCTGCTGGACACCACGCTCCAGCCGGCGGACATCCTCATGGGCACGGTCCTGTGCGCGGGCGCCGCCCTGCTGCCGGACCTCGACCACCACGACGGGTCGATCGCCAACTTCCTCGGCCCGGTCTCCAAGGCCCTCTGCCGCTTCGTGGCCTGGGCCTCCGGCGGTCACCGGCACGCCACCCACTCGCTGCTGTTCGTCGCCCTGATGGGCGCCGGAACCTGGGCGGGCGTCACCTTCGCAGGCCGCTACTTCACCCTCGGCCTGACGTTCTTCCTGCTCGCGCTGGCGATCAGGGCGCTGCGGCTGTGCCCGCCCGGCGACGGCCCGGAGGCGTGGATCACCGTCATCGGCCTGGCCGCGCTCGGCACCTTCGGGATGAACGCCTGGATGCCGAACGCCCCGGGCTGGCTGCCGTACGCGGTGGCGCTGGGCACGCTGGCGCACCTGCTGGGTGACTGCCTGACCAAGAAGGGCGCGCCGCTGCTCTGGCCGCACAAGGAGCGCTACGAGGTGGTGCTGATCAAGCGCAGCGGCAACGACGTCGAGACCAAGGTGCTGGTGCCGATCATGTCGGTGGCGACCTTCGCCCTGCTCTGGTTCACCGCGCTGTCGCCGCAGATCGTGAACTGACCCGACGATCGTGGACCGACCCGACGACTGGGGCTTGGGCCGACGACCGGGGCTTGGGGCGACGATCGTGAGCTGACCGGGGGCACCCGGATTCGAAGGAACGCGGCGCGAGGCCTCAGGTCTCGCGCCGCAGTCGTGCGCCCACCCAGCGGGCGCGCCGGCCGAGGATGCGTGGGATGCCGAGCTGCCGCTGCGCCGAGCGCTGACGGGGGTCCGTGCCGTCGTAGCCGACGTCGTCCGCCCAGTCGGAACGGTGGGCGGACCGGTGCGAGCTGTTGTGGTGTCGGCCGCGCGATGCGCCGCCGCGATCGGGCATCCAGGTCATACCGGAATGGATGCCCCTGGGCCGGTCGGGGTAACCGCCCGCGGGGCATCGAAAGTGGCCTATGCGTTTGTCATATGAGCGCAACATCAAGGCAGTTGGGGTCTTGGTCTGGACCTGGGGTCTCCTGTCGGGACCTCGGACCCGGGCCCGAGGTCCCCCTGGGAGAGGCGCTCAGCGAGGCGCTCACTCCTTGTGCTGGCCCACCCAGTCCAACAGCTCCGCCGTGAACCGCTCCGGCGCCTCCTCGTGCGGGAAGTGCCCGACACCCGGCAGCAGCCGCCAGCGGTACGGCGCCGACACGTACTCGCCACCGCCGAGTGCGGTGTGCGACAGCAGCACCGGGTCCGCCGCGCCCTGGACGTGCAGCGTGGGCGCGGTGATGGGCTTCTTCATCCGCCGCGCGAACTGGATGCCGTCCGGGCGGGCCATCGACCGCAGCAGCCAGCGGTACGGCTCGATCGAGCAGTGCGCCGTGCTGGGGATCTGGATCGCCTGCCGGTACGCGTGCACCGCCGCCTCGTCCAGCTTCTTCGGCCCGGTCCAGGCGTCCAGGTACCGGCCGACCACCGCGGCGTCGTCGGCCACCAGGCGGCGTTCCGGTATCCACGGCCGCTGGAAGCCCAGCACGTGCTCGAAGGCGGCCATCTGGCGGCGGTCGGTGAGCAGCGCCCGGCGCAGGTCCCGGGGGTGCGCGGCGGAGACCACGGTGAGGCTCTGGATGACCGACGGGCGCATCACCGCCGCCACCCAGGCCAGCGTGCCGCCGGAGGCGTGTCCGACCAGGTGGGCCCGGCGTTCGCCGAGCGAGCGGATCACCCCGGTGACGTCCAGTGCCAGGTTGCCCGGGTCGTAGCCGCGTGGCGTGCGGTCGCTGCCGCCGATGCCGCGCACGTCGAGTGCGACGGCGCGGTAGCCGGCCTCGGCGAGCGCAGTCATCTGGTGGCGCCAGGCCCACCAGTACTCGGGCCAGCCGTGCACCAGCAGCACCAGCGGGCCCGCACCCAGCTCGGCGATGTGGAACCGGGCGCCGTTGGCGGCGAGGTCGCGGTGCGTCCACGGGCCGCTCTGCCGGATGCTCCAGGCCTCGGCGCCGGCCCCGGCCCCGGCCGAACCCGCAGGCGCCACGCCGGCGCCGCCGTCGACGGCCCCGGCAGAGGGCTCGGCGGCGACCTCGTCGACCGCGTGGTCGGCGGCCCGGTCGGTGGCCTCGCGGCCGGGCTCCCGGTCGGGACCGGAGTCGGCGGACGGCTGCGCGGGCACGGGCTTCTGGTCAAGCGGCATACCGAGAGCGTGTCACATCCGTGCGCCGGACACGTGCCCGGCACTCGCTGTCGGTGCGTCCAACCGGGGATGCGCCGTTACGGGATGCGGCCCAGCGCCCGGTCGATCTCCTCCTTGGTGGCCGGCCGCGGCCGGGCGTTCTTCAGCACGTCGGCGGTCTTCTGGGCGCCCTCGATGGTGCGGACCGGCTTCTCGATCCGCGAGAACGAACGCCACGCCAGCAGTCCGAGCACGACCGCGAGCAGCAGGTACGCGCCGGCCACGATGAGGAACGACCAGCCGAGCGACAGACCCAGCGCGTGGATGCCGAAGGCCGCCGCGGCGCTCAGCATCGGGACGGAGGCCAGCGCGACCACGCCGGCGACCGTCAGCGAGACCCCGCCGGAGACGCCGCGCTTGACGTCCGCCCGCAGCTCCGCCTTGGCCAGGGCGATCTCGTCGTGGACCAGCGCGGACAGGTCGGCGGTGGCCGCCGCGAACAACTGGCCCACCGAACGCTCGCCCTCGTAGGGCGCCCGGCCGTTGCTGGACGGGTCTGCGGCTCCTGTGGGCATCAGGTGTTCTCCTCTGCGGCTGTGCGGTGCGACGCCGCCGGGTGGTGCGGTTCCGGAGGCCGGAGGGGGCCCGGAGGCGTCAGTGGACTGTCGACAGCTCAGAATCATGCCCGTACCGGTCAGTCGGACACCACTCCGGGGCCCCGCCGGAGCGACGTGTCCCGGCCGCGGAGGCCTTCGGGAGGGCGGGCGCGGTCCGCGGAGCGGGCCTCGGGACCTCATTGCGAGGGGCCCGGCCCGCCGTCCGTCCGGTCATCGCCTGCGCGCGGGGCGAACTCGCCCACCCATGCCCGCCACGCCGGGTCGTCCTGCTGGTAGACGTCCGGAATGCCGTCGCCGTCCAAATCCCGGTCCTCCTCCTCGCACAGCTCCCGGTAGTGCCGGTTGCGCAGCTTGAGCAGCACGGTGGCGACCAGCGCGCACAGCAGCGAGCCCACCAGGACGGCGGTCTTGGAGCGGTCGGCCAGCGCCGGGTCCCCGGGGAAGGCCAGCTCGCTGATCAGCAGCGATACCGTGAAACCGATCCCCCCGAGCACCGAGACCGCGAACATGTCGGCCCACCTGAGCTGCGGGTTCAGCTCGGCCCGGGTGAACCGGGCGGTCAGCCAGGTGCCGCCGAATATGCCCACCGTCTTGCCGACCAGCAGGCCGAGGACGATGCCGAGCGGCGTGGCCTGGGTGAACACCTGGCCGAGCGCCGAGCCGGAGATCGTCACCCCGGCCGCGAACAGCGCGAACACCGGGACGGCCAGCCCGGCCGAGAGCGGGCGGACGAGGTGCTCGATGTGCTCGCCGGGGGAGTGCTGCTCGTCGCCCTCGCGGTGGCAGCGCAGCATCAGGCCCATGGCGACGCCCGCCACCGTGGCGTGCACGCCGCTCTCGTGCATCAGCGCCCAGATCACGGCGGCCAGCGGCACGAACAGGTACCAGCCGTGCACCCCGCGCCGGTGCAGGAACCAGAACAGCACCAGACCGGCGACGGCCAGGCCGAGCGCCCAGAACCGGATGCCGGAGCTGTAGAAGATCGCGATGATCAGGATCGCGATCAGGTCGTCGACGACGGCCAGGGTGAGCAGGAAGGCGCGCAGTGCCGAGGGCAGGTGGCTGCCGACCACGGCCAGCACGCCGAGCGCGAAGGCGATGTCGGTGGCGGTCGGGATCGCCCAGCCGCCGGGGTGGCCGCCGCTGCCGGAGTTGGTGACGGCGAACAGGACCGCGGGAATCGCGACGCCGCAGACCGCGGCTGTCACCGGCAGCAGCGCGGCGCTCGGGCTGCGCAGCTCGCCCGCGACGAACTCGCGTTTGAGCTCGATGCCGGCCACGAAGAAGAAGATCGTCAGCAGGCCGTCCTCGGCCCACTCGCCCAGGGTGAGGTGGAGGTGGAGCGGGGCGGACGGGCCGACGGCGTGGTCGAGGACGTTCTCGTAGGCGTGCGGCCAGACGTTGGCCCAGATCAGCGCGATCACGGCGGCGGCCAGCAGCAGCACGCCGCCGACCGTCTCGGTGCGCAACGCATCGGTGATGAACGTCCGCTCGGGCAGTGGCAGCCGGCCGAGAAGCTGTCGGCGGCGGGTCGTCGGCTCGTCGACGGGCGGCTGATGGGTCACGCGCGGACCTCCTGAGGACCGACTGGAACGGCGAACGGCTGCACACGTGGTGCGGTTGCCGACCAGACTTCCCGGCGCGCCCTGTGACGCCCGGATTCCCGTTCGAGGATCTTGATGCGTCGTTGACAGTCTAACGAGAACGCTCGGACGACCCCGTGCTGGACGAAGTGCAGGAGTGACGGCCGTGCCCCGGGCGGTGATCCCGCCCGGGGCACGGTCTGCTGCTCAGTGCGCTCAGTCGTTGGTGTCGGTGGCCGGGAGTTGGGCCTGGATGTGGGTCATGACGGTGCTGTCGGCGAGGGTGGTGGTGTCGCCGACCTCGCGGCCTTCGGCGATGTCGCGCAGGAGGCGGCGCATGATCTTGCCGGAGCGGGTCTTGGGGAGTTCGCCGACGATCTTGATCTGCTTGGGTTTGGCGATGGGGCCGAGGGTGCGGCCGACGTGGGCGCGCAGTTCCTCGACGAGTTCGGGGGTTTCGGTGACGCCGCCGCGCAGGATGACGAAGGCGACGATGGCCTGGCCGGTGGTGGCGTCGCTCGCGCCGACCACGGCGGACTCGGCGACGGAGGAGTGACCGACCAGGGCCGACTCGACCTCGGTGGTGGAGATGTTGTGGCCGGAGACGAGCATGACGTCGTCGACCCGGCCGAGCAGCCAGATGTCGCCGTCCTCGTCCTTCTTGGCGCCGTCACCGGCGAAGTAGCGGCCGGCGAAGCGTGACCAGTAGGTGTCGATGTAGCGCTGGTCGTCGCCCCAGATGGTGCGGAGCATGGACGGCCACGGTTCGGTGAGGACGAGGTAGCCGCCGGAGCCGTTGGGGACCTCGGTGCCGTTGTCGTCGACGACGGTGGCCGCGATGCCCGGCAGGGCGCGCTGGGCGGAGCCGGGCTTGGTCTCGGTGACGCCCGGCAGCGGGCTGATCATGATCGCGCCGGTCTCGGTCTGCCACCAGGTGTCCACGATCGGGGCCTTGCCGGCGCCGATGTGCTCGCGGTACCAGATCCACGCCTCGGGGTTGATCGGCTCACCGACACTGCCCAGAACGCGCAGGCTGGAGAGGTCGAACTTCGCGGGGATGTCGTCGCCCCACTTCATGAAGGTGCGGATCGCGGTCGGCGCGGTGTAGAGGATCGTCACCCGGTACTTGTGGACGATCTCCCAGAACCGGCCCTGGTGCGGGGTGTCCGGGGTGCCCTCGTAGATGACCTGGGTGGCGCCGTTGGCCAGCGGCCCGTACACGATGTAGGAGTGGCCGGTGACCCAGCCGATGTCGGCGGTGCACCAGTACACGTCGGTGTCGGGCTTGAGGTCGAAGACCGCGTGGTGGGTGTAGGCGGCCTGGGTGAGGTAGCCGCCCGAAGTGTGCAGGATGCCCTTGGGCTTACCCGTGGTGCCGGAGGTGTAGAGGATGAACAGCGGGTGCTCGGCCTCGTGCGCCTCGGGGGTGTGCTGGGTGGACTGGCGGGCGGTGATCTCGTGCCACCACACGTCGCGGCCCTGGGTCCACGGGATGTCCTGGCCGGTGCGGCGCACGACCAGGACGTGCTCGACGCCGTCGGCCTTGGTGAGGGCCTCGTCGATGGCGGGCTTGAGCGCGGAGGGCTTGCCGCGGCGGTAGCCGCCGTCGGCGGTGATGACGAGCTTGGCCTTGGCGTCCTGGATGCGGGAGGCGACGGCGTCGGCGGAGAAGCCCCCGAAGACCACCGAGTGGGTGGCGCCGATGCGGGCGCAGGCGAGGATCGCGACGACGGCCTCGGCGATCATCGGCAGGTAGATCGCGACCCGGTCGCCCTTGGTGACGCCGAGTTCCAGCAGGGCGTTGGCGGCCTGGCAGACCTCGTCCTTGAGCTGGGCGTAGGTGAGGGAGCGGCTGTCGCCGGGCTCGCCCTCGAAGTGGATGGCGACCCGGTCGCCGAGGCCGTTCTCGACGTGCCGGTCGACGCAGTTGTAGGCCACGTTGAGCCGGCCGTCGGCGAACCACTTCGCGAACGGCGGGTTCGACCAGTCCAGGGTCTGGGTGGGTTCGACGGCCCAGTCCA
The nucleotide sequence above comes from Streptomyces kaniharaensis. Encoded proteins:
- a CDS encoding alpha/beta fold hydrolase, with amino-acid sequence MNTVVSADGTEIAYSVTGSGPAVVFVDGALCHRAFGPGTAVAQQLAAHHTVYTYDRRGRGESGDTSPFAVEREIEDLAAVIEAAGGSARVVGVSSGAALALRAAASGVGISRIAVYEPPFSTEDGQRARFTAYLTDLEAALAEERRGDAAARFMTIVGMPAEMVDQMRGAPMWPAFEAVAPTLAYDAACLGAGTGGSVPVEILAEVAVPALVLDGGASPELLRAPAREVAAAVPGAEHRTLADQTHEVAAEVLAPVLVEFFA
- a CDS encoding MarP family serine protease, with the translated sequence MNVLDVLLILAAVGFAVSGYRQGFVVGVLSVVGFLGGGLLAVQLLPLLLDHLSPGTTASVVAVVVVIVFAAIGQAITTHFGWKLRGHIDRRPARVLDAAGGAVVNVISMLLVAWLIGSALAGTSLPTVSKQVRSSAILGGVQDALPGDAPNWFSDFSKVLARNGFPQVFNPFEHEPITQVDTPDPALAASPTVAKARQSLVKVVGTATSCGKTLEGSGFVYAPHRVMTNAHVVGGVDEPTVQIGGAGQLYDATVVRYDWQRDIAILDVPKLNAPPLAFAGEAKTNDSAIVAGFPENGAFNVQPARIRGRIQANGPDIYHRGQVVRDVYSVRSLVRQGNSGGPLLTPDGQVYGVVFAKSLDSADTGYVLTSAEVKDDADKGSTATARVDTQGCAL
- a CDS encoding alpha/beta fold hydrolase produces the protein MPLDQKPVPAQPSADSGPDREPGREATDRAADHAVDEVAAEPSAGAVDGGAGVAPAGSAGAGAGAEAWSIRQSGPWTHRDLAANGARFHIAELGAGPLVLLVHGWPEYWWAWRHQMTALAEAGYRAVALDVRGIGGSDRTPRGYDPGNLALDVTGVIRSLGERRAHLVGHASGGTLAWVAAVMRPSVIQSLTVVSAAHPRDLRRALLTDRRQMAAFEHVLGFQRPWIPERRLVADDAAVVGRYLDAWTGPKKLDEAAVHAYRQAIQIPSTAHCSIEPYRWLLRSMARPDGIQFARRMKKPITAPTLHVQGAADPVLLSHTALGGGEYVSAPYRWRLLPGVGHFPHEEAPERFTAELLDWVGQHKE
- a CDS encoding phage holin family protein, with the translated sequence MPTGAADPSSNGRAPYEGERSVGQLFAAATADLSALVHDEIALAKAELRADVKRGVSGGVSLTVAGVVALASVPMLSAAAAFGIHALGLSLGWSFLIVAGAYLLLAVVLGLLAWRSFSRIEKPVRTIEGAQKTADVLKNARPRPATKEEIDRALGRIP
- a CDS encoding metal-dependent hydrolase, with the translated sequence MMGHSHAVSGAMLYAASAPFLPPLLLDTTLQPADILMGTVLCAGAALLPDLDHHDGSIANFLGPVSKALCRFVAWASGGHRHATHSLLFVALMGAGTWAGVTFAGRYFTLGLTFFLLALAIRALRLCPPGDGPEAWITVIGLAALGTFGMNAWMPNAPGWLPYAVALGTLAHLLGDCLTKKGAPLLWPHKERYEVVLIKRSGNDVETKVLVPIMSVATFALLWFTALSPQIVN
- a CDS encoding NUDIX hydrolase; protein product: MTNRVIERDGLPQWLEPVRDAAERVLPEQLSRFLPPVEDARAAAVLMLFGESEEGPDLLLIERARSLRSHAGQSSFPGGALDPEDGDPDGPGPIAAALREAWEETGLDPAGVQVFAALPALYIPVSRFVVTPVLGWWREESPVRPVDKGETGAVFRVTIAELADPANRVRLRHPSGHVGPAFAVAGRLVWGFTAGVIDRVLHHSGMERPWDPSRIVSLSDDALALVREDREDTDRTRVLPVGDAGPS
- the nhaA gene encoding Na+/H+ antiporter NhaA; translated protein: MTHQPPVDEPTTRRRQLLGRLPLPERTFITDALRTETVGGVLLLAAAVIALIWANVWPHAYENVLDHAVGPSAPLHLHLTLGEWAEDGLLTIFFFVAGIELKREFVAGELRSPSAALLPVTAAVCGVAIPAVLFAVTNSGSGGHPGGWAIPTATDIAFALGVLAVVGSHLPSALRAFLLTLAVVDDLIAILIIAIFYSSGIRFWALGLAVAGLVLFWFLHRRGVHGWYLFVPLAAVIWALMHESGVHATVAGVAMGLMLRCHREGDEQHSPGEHIEHLVRPLSAGLAVPVFALFAAGVTISGSALGQVFTQATPLGIVLGLLVGKTVGIFGGTWLTARFTRAELNPQLRWADMFAVSVLGGIGFTVSLLISELAFPGDPALADRSKTAVLVGSLLCALVATVLLKLRNRHYRELCEEEDRDLDGDGIPDVYQQDDPAWRAWVGEFAPRAGDDRTDGGPGPSQ
- the nth gene encoding endonuclease III: MAESKVRKAAPPKAKPAAKPRKPETRLAMVRRARRINRELAELYPYAHPELDFENPFQLLVATVLSAQTTDLRVNQTTPALFAKYPTPEDMAAANPEELEEIIRPTGFFRNKAKSLIGLSIALRDEFGGEVPGRLADLVTLPGVGRKTANVVLGNAFGVPGITVDTHFGRLARRFGWTTEEDPVKVEAVVGEIFPKSEWTMLSHRVVFHGRRICHSQRPACGACPIAPLCPSYGEGETDPEKAGKLLKYELGGQPGQRLKPPGNFPGEAAARADAAAHQGKVADMAVGQ
- the acs gene encoding acetate--CoA ligase, coding for MSNESLANLLREERRFAPPAELAAAANVTAAAYAQASEDRLGFWAEQARRLDWAVEPTQTLDWSNPPFAKWFADGRLNVAYNCVDRHVENGLGDRVAIHFEGEPGDSRSLTYAQLKDEVCQAANALLELGVTKGDRVAIYLPMIAEAVVAILACARIGATHSVVFGGFSADAVASRIQDAKAKLVITADGGYRRGKPSALKPAIDEALTKADGVEHVLVVRRTGQDIPWTQGRDVWWHEITARQSTQHTPEAHEAEHPLFILYTSGTTGKPKGILHTSGGYLTQAAYTHHAVFDLKPDTDVYWCTADIGWVTGHSYIVYGPLANGATQVIYEGTPDTPHQGRFWEIVHKYRVTILYTAPTAIRTFMKWGDDIPAKFDLSSLRVLGSVGEPINPEAWIWYREHIGAGKAPIVDTWWQTETGAIMISPLPGVTETKPGSAQRALPGIAATVVDDNGTEVPNGSGGYLVLTEPWPSMLRTIWGDDQRYIDTYWSRFAGRYFAGDGAKKDEDGDIWLLGRVDDVMLVSGHNISTTEVESALVGHSSVAESAVVGASDATTGQAIVAFVILRGGVTETPELVEELRAHVGRTLGPIAKPKQIKIVGELPKTRSGKIMRRLLRDIAEGREVGDTTTLADSTVMTHIQAQLPATDTND